TTTCTCGAGGAACGCGGAGAGCCCCTCCTGTCCCTCGGCCGAAGCGCGCCGCTCGGCGATCGCGTCCGCGGTCACCGGGAAGGCCTCGTCGATCTCCAGCCCGGAGACGCGGTCGATGAGCGACTTGGCGGCCGCGACGGCCTCCGGCCCGGAGGAGAGGAGCGCGTCGACCTTCCGGCCGACCGCGGCGTCGAGGTCGGCCTCGTCGACCACGGCGTGCACCAGTCCGATTCTTCGCGCCTCGGCAGCGTCGAACCGCTCGCCCGTCAGGAAGCAGTCGCGCGCGCTGCGCGCCCCGATCGCGCGGAGCACGTAGGGGGAGATCGCCGCCGGAAGGATGCCGAGCTTCACTTCCGCGAGCGAAAAGACCGTTCCCGCCGCCGCGATCGCGATGTCGCACACGGCCGCGAGCCCGACGCCGCCGCCGATCGCCGCCCCGCGGATCTTCCCGATCACCGGCAGCGGGGAGGTATCGATCGTGCGGAGCATCCGCGCCATCCGCCGGGCGTCCTCCCGGTTCTCCTCCGGGGAGAAGGACGCGGCCCGGCGCATCCAGTTCACGTCCGCCCCGGCGCAGAACGTCTTTCCTTCGCCGGAGAGGACGACGGCGCGCCGGTCGCCCCCGGCTTCGAAGCTCCCGAAGACGCGCGTCAGCTCCGCAATCATCGCCTCGTCGAACGCGTTGCGCACGTCGGGCCGGTTCAGCGTGACGGACGCCACCGGCCCGGCCGTTTCGACGCGGAGCGTCGTGTACCCGTTCTCAGCGGTCATGCGGCGGCGATTGTAGTGCAGCGACGAAGGCCACACGTCAAACGAGGGATCGGGAGCGTTCTGCCCCGGCGATCCCCCGG
The Thermoanaerobaculia bacterium DNA segment above includes these coding regions:
- a CDS encoding enoyl-CoA hydratase/isomerase family protein → MTAENGYTTLRVETAGPVASVTLNRPDVRNAFDEAMIAELTRVFGSFEAGGDRRAVVLSGEGKTFCAGADVNWMRRAASFSPEENREDARRMARMLRTIDTSPLPVIGKIRGAAIGGGVGLAAVCDIAIAAAGTVFSLAEVKLGILPAAISPYVLRAIGARSARDCFLTGERFDAAEARRIGLVHAVVDEADLDAAVGRKVDALLSSGPEAVAAAKSLIDRVSGLEIDEAFPVTADAIAERRASAEGQEGLSAFLEKRRPSWFRSR